TTCCTCATTATAAATGCAAGGGATGTATACGAGCTTCCCCGGGATGTATCTATATACACCCCTTTCATTTATAATGAgcaattcaattcaattcgTCAGCCCCGCTCTTCCCTGCTGAATATGAAAGCCCTCCCCGGGCTCTTAGCTACTTGCATATTAATGAGGTTTGTACGTGAAATAAAGCCCTAACGAAAACAATAGAAACCGTGTCAATCATGTAATAATTGTCACTGGAAACGTTTTGTTGAGGTTCTACATACATATACACCTATTGCAATTTAGGTTACATCCGAGCATccatgtatcgtaacccgcagtatTCATGGTCTCTAAGCCGCGTGAACGCTAAAGTGTTCTAAacctgtgtttgttttatttacgcttatttcaCCTTTtattgatacccatgaagcactgcggcgCCACACATAAATAACTCGAGTGCAAGCTTTTTTAAAATCAGATAAGGACAACTAACACAAACGCATCATGTCTGCCTGACTGTATTGTCTACAAAGTTTTGATGTAGATtcccctggggggggggggggggggggagtactTTGGCCCGTGTTGATAATCGTGAATTTTGTTCTCACATCCTGTTCAGCTAACCGGGCCCGTAACAGGTGTTGAAATACTTGagacagccccccccccccccccccccccccctcttaaGCCATGTAGTTTCAGTCGCTCAAACAGATTTCTTTAACTGTTATTATCGTGTAGATAATTGGAAGCTTACCACTCCAACACTGTAATCGTACGTTTGGCGAAAAACGATTCTGCTTTAGTGTTGCCAAAATTCTGGAACTCTCTTTCCATGGATGTAAAACAAATGAAATCCTTGACATCTCTCATTAACACAATAAAGCGCGCCTGTTAATCCTAACCTAATTTCTTATTGTAAATAGTTAAAATAGTTCTTACTCTCTCTTTATTTTGTTACACGAGGGACACGGGTAAATTATCTAAAGATGTTAAAGCCCCatcgtcaccagtttacttccggagggggCCGagggaaacctcaaccgtaaAGAGAAaatagaatctattagaatccgtgctatttaacaggccatctgctctaaattGTCAATCACATcgtcaaagaaacttccaatagacacactgatttcacaattttaaaatatttttcgcgtttccattaaaaataatcggagattgttaagtaatcaaccggaagtaaactggtgacacaATTCCTGGGAaccatacgactaaatcgtgctgccTAAATCAGCTATTTAGTGCAAACCCTCAATAATAAATGTCATCTAATCTAATTTGATCTGATCTAAAGCCCTCCCCCAATAAAGGAGCAATGACGTCGGACTGTTCTATTCGGCTCTTTAAAACATGACCGTGGATAGTATGCAGTAAAACTGAGTAAACCATGTTTATAGGAAGAGCCTTCTAGAGATCGCACCACCTGCTAAATGTGCGTCTATTTTTCACCAAAACGAACTACTATTTTGCCGTAACCATAATAAACAGCTCAACGGGTAAATTATCAATTGGATGTTTGAAATTGCTGGTTGGTTATTTTTTACAAACAGACCATTTCTACACTACAGGCAGAACTATATTTTTCAAGTATTACATAACGGTGACCTTTTATTTATGGTGATATCTGTctttttatgattatttttttaacatagcTCTTAAGGATGATAGTTCCTTGCGGTTTCACAAggtctacaaagaaaaagaatatgACATTAACTTTTTGAGTTGTGTaaagttattgtttttctagCCATTTCGACGAATGTTTATGTAAAGAATAATAATACCTGCGACATATAATGCCTTCTGAAAAGGTATTCCGATTGGCAGAGACAggaatttccatttttttgaTTGGACAAAACTACGATTAAATTTTTAATGTTCTTTTTGACACAAACCTTAAAGTTGTGAATATACTGTGTTGTAGTTCACAATCAATAAGAGCATAAGATTAATGGGTAAATAATCCCGTTTTCCCTTCGTTTGTAGACTTTCTAAAGGTAAGAAAACACTTCTATGTTATAAGGCTCGTACtctttttaactttttcaTGTGGTATGGAGGAAGCACTAAACAATTCCAGGCATTGATATAAAAGCAACTTTTAGAGAAACAACCCACATTTACGGTAAAAAGTATGTGCAAATCTTTATCATTTTAAAGATTATGTCCAAACTTGCTGTCTTTTCATAgagatcatttttttttcaatgttatTTTACAAATGGATAAATGCAAAGATGGTAAACTTATAGTAATATTGTGCATTCGCGAAATCTCCGGCAGTCTGGATAGTTTTACAAAAAGTATGCATGTGTTGAGTGAAGTTTGCTTGTTCTTCTTGCCATTTATTCTTCGATGTTTGAAATAATGACACGTTTAACTTTTGTGTGCACCTCCGAAATCAGGATCTATTGAAAACATCCTTAtaacattactatttttattaCTTAATTCAACAAATGGATAAACATAAGAAACATGTATTATGATTTTTATGGTATTTTTGACTATGTTGTCTTTAACAAAAAAGCCACCATAAGAATAACAAAGCTTGTTCCGTCTAGCTATTTCTAAGATCTTCATGTTTACGGCCGAATTCATTAACGAAAGAAATGGCGATCTGTTCTGAAAGCGTTTTCTTAAATTTTCTTAGTTTCCTTAACTCTAAATTCTTTTAGATTTACATGTATATACACTATCTTAAATCAACAACTAAAACTAGCAGACTGCAGGAATTTATGCGCTTACTGAGAGGTTTTATCGTATGGAAGTTTGTTAAATCGGAATTATCTTAGGTTCAACAATTCTATAATGGTGACATCGATTGGAACTCACCTACGGTGGCGAAAGAGTTAAAACATTGGCTGAAAATTCTAAATATCACTCCATGACCGCGTACGATGCCGAAACTCTTGCGAAATATGTCTCGCATAATATTTACGAGTGCATCAAGGACATAACAGCCTCGCAACATCACGACGCCAGAAGCCAGACAACAATCAAATAGAATTTCTGAATGACCTGAAGAATCcgtggcggggggggggggggggacctcTAACCTCTAAAAATATACCTGCACACCTTCGCCGGCGTTGTAACAAAGTGAGTGTTTATTCCACTAGACACAAAACTTGCGAAGCCATCACAGACCAAGTGAACATACAGGTGTGGCTCACAAGGGCTCTTTAAAACATGACCGTGGATTGTATGCAGTAAAACTCAGTAAACCATGTTTAAAGGAGGAGCCTTCTAGAGATCGCACCACCTGATAAATGTGCGTCTATTTTTCACCAAAACGCCCTACTATTTTGCCGTTACCATAATAAACAGCTCAAAGGGTGAATTATCAATTGGATGTTTGAAATTGCTGGTTGGTTATTTTTTACAAACAGACCATTTCTACACTACAGGCAGAACTATATTTTTCAAGTCTTACATAACGGTGACCTTTTATTTATGGTGATATCTGTctttttatgattatttttttaacatagtTCTTAAGGATGATAGTTTCTTGCGGTTTCACAAggtctacaaagaaaaagaatatgACATTTAACTTTTTGAGTTGTGTaaagttattgtttttctagCCATTTCGACGAATGTTTATGTAAAGAATAATAATACCTGCGACACATAATGCCTTCTTAAAAGGTATTCCGATTGGCAGAGACAGgaatttccaatttttttgattggataaaactACGATTAAATTTTTAATGTTCTTTTTGACACAAACCTTAAAGTTGGGAATCTACTGTGTTGTAGTTCACAATCAATAAGAGCATAAGATTAATGGGTAAATAATCCCGTTTTCCCTTCGTTTGTAGACTTTCTAAAGGTAAGAAAACACTTCTATGTTATAAGGCTCGTACtctttttaactttttcaTGTGGTATGGAGGAAGCACTAAACAATTCCAGGCATTGATATAAAAGCAACTTTTAGAGAAACAACCCACATTTACGGTAAAAAGTATGTGCAAATCTTTATCATTTTAAAGATTATGTCCAAACTTGCTGTCTTTTCATAgagatcattttttttcaatgttatTTTACAAATGGATAAATGCAAAGATGGTAAACTTATAGTAATATTGTGCATTCGCGAAATCTCCGGCAGTCTGGATAGTTTTACAAAAAGTATGCATGTGTTGAGTGAAGTTTGCTTGTTCTTCTTGCCATTTATTCTTCGATGTTTAAAATAATGACACCGTCAACTTTTGTACACCTCCGAAATCATGATCTATTGGAAACTTCCTTATAGAATTACTATTGTTTACTTAATTCTACAAATGGATAAACATAAGAAACatgttttatgatttttctGGTATTTTTGACTGTTGTATTTAACAAAAAAGCAACCATAAGAATAACAAAGCTTGCTCCGTCTAGCTAATTTTAAGATCTTCATGTTTACGGCCGAATTCATTAACAAAAGATGGCTATCTGTTCTGAAAGAGTTTTCTtaaattttcttattttcctGAGTTGAGTGAAGTTTGCTTGTTCTCTATTTATTCTTCGATGTTTGAAATAATGACACCTTCAACTTTTGTGTGCACCTCCGAAATCAGGATCTAATGGAAAAGTCCTTATAAAATTACAATTTTAACAGGAGATTCGATACAGTTTCCGAATGCCCAAGCATCCTGTCAATCACAACTCGTACCTTCTGCTGCAGAAATCGATTATCAAGCTATTTGGCCATgtcgtgtagctagggatgaactttatgaaaatgttacttttgtttacattgctgTTTCTATGGCAACGGAACGGTGAACCCGTTAAATTCACTATTCGCAAAGCGCTGTTCGCTGCagggaaatttttaaaaaataagctatAGGAAATTGTACATCAGACATTGGTCGACACTTAAaggaagttttattaaaatctataAGAGGAATTCTGCGATATtggtgtatttttattttcagtcacTCTGTTATTTACATACTTTAAAAGTCGCCCCTGAAAAAAACCCATATGCaagcaaggatttttttaccattgttATTTAGGCCACCTCTTATTTCTAATAGCCTACCAAATATGAAAGCAATCGGTTTTTGTTGATCTTAAGTTTTAGGGGCCATTCCTGATACTATTTAATACTTTCAAAATGAAGAAATTaaacttttttgcttttttttacattatctaaaatacaggaaaaaataaacaaaaatcgTTGTCACGCTCATGGCATAGGCGGCATAGGGAACCGGAGATTTGGTTGCTTAAGGGAGTGGGGATGGGTCTACTGTCGTTTGGTCCAGAAGCCAATTGATGGGGGACAAAACCATCTGTGATGATAGAGAATCTAACACAGCAGCCCCTCCCCCAGGTTAAACAATTCAGACTATGGGGGGTTGGGTGCTCTTTAAGACCCTCCTCCGGGAAAATTGCTATAACTTCTGAACCATAGCATCTAAGAGACTAAAACTTGGTGACTTTATCTACgctccatgttaccatggcaaccgtttTTTCACACATACGTTTCCCAAAAACTTAAAAATTAgtgaatttttcatattttggtcATGTTTTTCACATTTAAATTCCTCTTGACTTTATAAGGGTGTTTATGTGACAAATTTCGCAACAGcgctagaatttttttacctcggatatttgggggggaggggtgggtaaattttgctctctcaaagctgttgttaaaatgtcactagatttactagatgacacttcaaaaataaaaatattacctTTTCCGTAATAattctagatttttttttcttttgctaaaaatcataagaatccaaaatggcggacccaagatggcggaaattcttacaaaaattgattataaacgtttttatggCCGTTTTGCATTGTAAAGCCGTTAAAGGGTTGATTCCGATATATCTGAATGATTCAAAATGATTTCAATCCGATATCTGATAATTTaggcaatatttgaaagaatagCTAGACATCGTATTTATGAcgccattgtgacgtcataattgagttaaccacacccaaaataggGCGGGACGATTCTTTGCATATTGGTGCTCATTGTCTGTATGTTTGATTGTCATAGCCTAAGCGGCTCATGAAATACAGATGGGGGGACgctttcacccccccccccccgcccagTAACAGACAGCTCAAATaagcccagtctgaatagggttgaATAGTGGCTGCTTTCTaactaatttttattttgattcatCAGTGGCGTAACTAAGAATCCTGCGGCTTATTAAACTCCGCTGAATTATGAAGATTTCTGACTATTTCATTGCCGTCATTTACTTCATTGGAAGGGTTTCAAAAGGTAAGTTCTTTGTGGCGATCAAGGCATTTTCGAGCAGTGATAAGCGATTATAATTTAATTAGCGTTACTTCTAGCGTTGTTGTAAAAATGATAGTGATGAAATGAAATGATGTGGTTTGTTTGCcttttaccaaaaaaaaacgtaaagtAAAAGGGGTTTTCTCaatatacaaaaacaaaagacatTCGCTTCTTTCGGAAGTGGAGGCATGGGTGGTATTCCATTCCTGTAAAAAGCAGCCATGCTTAGCACACAAACACctatacaggcccgtacccagtggggtgcagggggtgataacgacccccccccccccccacaacggtcgaaagtccactttcggttctcaatagacgtgcattttgtagacaaaacttaACATCATAAGCTAGACCACTCTGATATGTAGCCAAATTCGACATTAAACGTCcagtggagatactgcaaaggcaaaaaaaatccctttttgttctttcggagggATTTTGCACCGCCCCCCTCTTGGgtcctgggtacaggcctgcCTATAGAAACGTTGTGTCTTACATTAGATTTTGTCTATTTATTTTCTGCCATTGTTATCAAGTGTCTTTGCAAATTTTCCTTCTGTTGTTAATAGTACAATCATCAGTTCCTCCATGCCGAATGCTGCGCAGAAATGATTGCATCCCAAACATGTCGCTGAACACCAGCGAAAGAATCTTTTCAAAAGAAGTCCCCACTCAAAGGGAAGACCTCTGCATGACGGAATGTTATCACGAGGCGCTTTGCATGTCGTACAATGAAGGCCCGGTATCAGATGATGGACTGACATTACCATGCGAACTGAACGCTGTTGATCATGTCGTTGAAGACAAGTTGGTTCCCAGAGCTGGGTACAGATACTGCAGCTTTATGGTAAGTTTCCCTTTGATCTTAAAGATAAGATCGTAATTGCAGATAAAATGCCCCTCCTCCAAGAAGACTCCCCGTCCccaccaccccccctcccccccaaaaaaaaaatgaatccGGGGGTTTAAAATTGACAACAATTCCTCTTTCCATACGCTCCCTCTGCTTTTTAAGCCTTTGAAGCTGTAAACAAATTTCCATATCCCCTTAAACGGACTAACGGACTAACAATGACTCGGCATGATCCACAAAAGACTTGGGAAAATCGCTCTTTTAGTATAATTGACGATCTAGTTAGACAGACTGTGCCACTGAGTTTACAAACATAGGACTGACAGAGTAGAGATGCTCCTTTTCTGCATATATATCTATTCAGAACCCGTGTGTGTCCAGCCCATGTTCTGAAGGCTACAGCTGTCGCCCAGATTTGAACAAAGACGACACATACTCCTGTACCCGTAAGTACGATACGCATTCTACTAATTTTTGTAGTTCTGGACCAGTTAGCACGATACACATTGTATTGATTGTTGTAATACCTGGACAAGTTAGTACGATACACATTCTACTGATTGTTGTAGTACCTGGACCAGTTAGTACGATACACATTCTACTGATTGCTGTAGTACCTGGACCAGTTAGTACGATATACATTCTACTGATTGTTGTAGTACCTGGACTAGTTAGTACGATACACATTCTACTGATTGTTGTAGTCACTGGACCAGTTAGTACTATACAAATTCTATTGATTGTTGTAATACCTGGACCAGTTAGTACGATACACATTCTACTAATTGTTGTAATACCTGGACCAGTTTGTACGATACACATTCTAGTGATTGTTGTAGTTAATGGACCAGTTAGTACGATACACATTCTACTAATTGTTGAAATACCTGGACCAAGTAAGTACGATACACATTCTACTAATTGTTGTAGTACCTGGGCCAAGTAAGTACGATACAAATTCTACTGATTGTTGTAGTACCTGAACCTAGTATGTACGACACACATTCTACTGATTGTTGTATAACCTGGACCAAGAAAGTAACGATACACACTCTACTGATTGTTGTAGTACCTTGACCAGTTAGTACAACACACATTCTACTGATTGTTGTAGTACCTGGATCAAGTAAGTACGATATACATTCTACTGATTGTTGTAGTACAAGGACCAAGTAAATAACGATAAACATTCTACTATTCTACTGATTTTTTGTAGTACCTGGACCAGTTAGTAGGATGCACATTCTACTGACTGTTAGTACAATTCTTCCATCTGACTGTCTTTAAAAAGCTTGAGGACTGTAAAGACCTAAATCTACTAATTTAAACCGAGTATCGGTTTAATACCGAGTATCGATTTGGTTATAATCAAATTTGATTATAATCACTAAGGGTCGTCATTGGTGCGGGTCTTTGGGATCTTTGCTCTCCTTACTTCAcaaaatgctttaaaaaatTTCACTATCATACTTTGTAAACCCTACTTCAACTACTTTTGGGAGGCTCTGCCTaggttttattatttcaaGTCGGTTAAATTCTAGCCCATTAATTTAAACTTGTCCCGCGACAGGAGGTTAATGCACGCGAGAAACACAATCATGACAATTCCCGGGAAAACTTTAGAATTTACGGAGAATTTAAGGCAATTATTGACAATACACATCCATTATCAAAAGTAACGGGGATCTAAGGAATTCACATGATTCTGGTAATCAAATTTCtcatgagtttttttttcaggaaaaaaAAGCAAGTTGGCCGCGCGCTCTGTCCTCTCTCTACCCTTTTTTCATAGCCAGCCTTTCTTTAATAAACACTATTGCTCTTATTCCAGATGTTGATGAATGCGCAAGCAATCCCTGTCAGAACGGAGCTACGTGCAATGACGGCGTTAACAATTACACGTGCGTGTGCCTTTCTAAATTCATCGGCGCAAACTGCGAGACGAGTAAGCAGTGTTTTAGTTTGTATACCTTAGTTTGCCGGCGTAAAAAGGGCAATATAGTGGTGGGAAAAATAAGTAGGCTGGCCGCGTGCAAAGTGGTAAAGCAGAGAGAAACACACTGCCGACCCAGTttacttttcatttttttttatgtaagcCCAAAAGCTTGCGCAAGTTCACTACGAACGATACAGTTTGCTTGCATTTCCATTGATTCGCACGCGTGACTGtcaaattgtattttttatacctttttttaagcAATCACAGAAGGCAGAACTTTTGGTgacttttattatttattatttttcgagaaatttCCTTCCTCTCTGCCTCCTAcgttaaaatcaattttatgtCATTTGACTATGGCTATTTCTAATGCAACTCATGCTTTTTGTATCCTTTCTAGGTTGTGATCTTGCAGTTGGGGTTCAGGACAGAAATATCATCCCTGATAACAGCTTTTCCGCATCGTCGTACAGAATATCATCAGGTTACGCCTCAGATTTATTTGCACCAATGAGTGCCCGACTAAACGGGGGTGGATATTGGATTCCTTCGGGAATCCAAAGCTTGCAGTACCTCCAGGTTGATTTGCTGTCTTTGTACATGATTTGCGCCGTGGCAACACAAGGAGGAACCCTCTCGGAGCATGATACAAGAACCACAAGGTACAAGCTTTCGCTCTCAACAACGGGGTCTTCCTGGGAAATCTACCAAGAAAGTGGCGCAGAGAAGGTATGTTGTAACGCTGAGTACAAACTTCGCGCTTGGCTCTATTCAAAATGGTCAATGTGAGCATCAATGTAAATAACAAACCTTTTTTGTCACCCAGGAGTTTCATGGAAACTACGACAAGCCAACAGTTGTGAAGAATCCTTTGGCAAAAAAGCCGACTGCAAGATATATCAGATTCATACCAACACAATGGCCCTACTATCCTGGTTTTCGCGTTGAAGTCTTTGGGATTCGTCAGTAAAACTTGTAGAATGTTCTACCAAATTTGATTATAATCACTAGGATCGTCATTGGTGCGGGTCTTTGGGAATTTTGCTTTCCTAACATCATAAAATGCTGAATTAAACTTCACTATCATACTTGCTAAACCCTACTTCAACTACTTTTGGGAGCCGACTGCAAGATATATCAGATTTATACCAACACAGTGGCCCTCCTATCCTGGTTTTCGCGTTGAAGTCTATGGGATTCGTCAGTAAAACTTGTAGATATGTTCCACCAAATTTGATTATAATCACTAGGGTCATCATTGGTGCGGGTCTTTGGGATCTTCGCATTCCTAACACAAACCAATCCAGACACTTGCTGCCTTGCAGGATAATGCCTTTTTAGGCAAAGGCTAGGAGAAGGAAACCTCCGACTACAAACCGCCACTGCCTTGTGGCTATACCTTATAGGAAAGGCTAAGGGAGTAAACCCCGACAGAAAATCAGGAGTCAGAGCGCCTAAAGTGGACGACGACGCATTGTCTTACTTGCAACTCCTGCGGGGTATCTGGAGTCAAGCTATCGTGACCATGATACGCCCTTAGGCCCATCAGCCTGCGCGTAGAGGGGACGTTCGTCACAAGatgtagaaaaataaaacaaaggaacGGCAGTCACCGTCTTTACGCTTATATATCCGGTCACCGCCGAAGGAGGGATAAGACATCGCGTCTCACTGGAAAGCCATAGCTGGAAGCAAACTCGGCAGACCCCAGTGTCCCAAGAAGACGATGTTCCACCATGGCTGATATCAGCTCGATGGGGAAATCTCGACCACCAAAACCTGCATCAGGCTCGTCAGATATCAATAAAGGGAAACGCATCCAGTGCTTCGTTTCTTCGCTTTTATTCTACGATAAATCTCCGATAATtctgttatatatatatggacCTCGATGGCTTGAACGTTGACACTGCctgcctacaagaaacacgaCTGGTTCGAAATGGCCCGatcagaaaataaaataacaacctCTACTGGAGAGGAAAGCCCTCAGAGCCATCAAGGCAGAACGGAGTCGGTTCTTCCGTTCACTGTGGAACACACTGATCTCTTCCATTTTTCCTCCAACAAATTTAAATTGCTAAACACAATCTCAGCCCCCATCAGCATAGTCAGCTACTATGCTGCAACATTTTGCTCTACATCAGAGAAGAAGGATAAAGACTTAACAAGTTCTGGACGAAATTATCTTGTTCGATGCCATGTGCTGACCACGAACAAGG
The DNA window shown above is from Nematostella vectensis chromosome 15, jaNemVect1.1, whole genome shotgun sequence and carries:
- the LOC5506372 gene encoding EGF-like repeat and discoidin I-like domain-containing protein 3, coding for MKISDYFIAVIYFIGRVSKVQSSVPPCRMLRRNDCIPNMSLNTSERIFSKEVPTQREDLCMTECYHEALCMSYNEGPVSDDGLTLPCELNAVDHVVEDKLVPRAGYRYCSFMNPCVSSPCSEGYSCRPDLNKDDTYSCTHVDECASNPCQNGATCNDGVNNYTCVCLSKFIGANCETSCDLAVGVQDRNIIPDNSFSASSYRISSGYASDLFAPMSARLNGGGYWIPSGIQSLQYLQVDLLSLYMICAVATQGGTLSEHDTRTTRYKLSLSTTGSSWEIYQESGAEKEFHGNYDKPTVVKNPLAKKPTARYIRFIPTQWPYYPGFRVEVFGIRQ